ATAAAATTGGTAGTTACAAAATTCAAGAAAATAACATTGAGTTAGAAGCTGAAGATATCCAAACAGCAGAGTATTTTGATAGCGCAGAAGCAGAGATACAGATTGAAGATAAAACATATAAAGTTCAGGAGTTGGATATTCCCGAACTAATGGATTTCCCCAAAGCAGATGAAATTGAAAGAATCAATACAATTGCTGAAACTACTCAAAACAATTACGAGCAATTGTCAAGATCGATGGATAAAATTCTCAGTAAGTATCGCGATGAATATTCTGAAGAACCAGACCCAGATTTTAATCGTGCTTTTCGTTCTCTGCTGCTATGCGAATATATCCAAGCTGCACCAAAAGGAACAACCCAAATCGGTCGCGAAGACCTAAGTAACATTTTGGGTTTGATGGTTGATATTGTCGAACATCTAGGAGAAGTAGACAACAGTAAAATTTTAGATGGGGTACTCAGTAAAGAACCCGAACTTCTACAACTATTACAAAAAATCAATCTGAGTCAGTATTATCCAGTAGAAGAAGGAGACACAGGAAAAAGAAATATTTCTAAAATTCTTCAATACCATTACGAGTTATGTAAAAAGCTAAATAACGTCCAACAGTATCTTCAAGAGCTAGCAGAAATCAAAAGCTTTTTTGAAATAATGCAGCGGACAGACTTAGAAATTGTATTTTTAAATACTACCGTTCAAGAATACGGAGATATATACAAGATCGATGATTATGAAACTTTCTCTTTTAACGCTGATTGTCCTTCAGTAGTTTATCTGACCTCCCAATCTGAGGCTAGCGAAGGTTTGACAACACTAGCAGAGACTCTAGCTCAATTAATTGAAGATACTGATAATGCTAGTAACTTGCAGATTCCCATATTTGTAAGTCCACAAAATTTACTAGCAGACAAAGTTCCTTTACCGCTACCGCTAGTTTGTCCGACAACAGAATTTAATTTGCCTAACTTAGTAATTGATGAAAGTGGCTCTTCTGACAAGCAAAAGCTAAATATAGTTGTCGATTGGTCGGAACATCAAAACAGAAACAGTTATTTATTGCTAAGTACGGCTACGATGTTGCCAGATTCATCCCTGGTAATGGGTTCTGTAGAGAACTTTAAACCACCAGTAAGTATGAAAATACGCAAAGATTTTGATATCAATCTGAGCAAGAATCAAACAGTAGTAGATTTGTTACGTCACTTTTGGTTAAGTCCAAATTGTAAGCTGCTAGATAATCTGATATTCACTAAGTGGTTGAATGTAATAATATTAGCCAAACGAAAAGATCCCAGCATCAATATCAAAGAACAATTTGGTCAAATACTTGATGAGAAGCTTTGGGATACTAAAGAATTACCAGACATTTGCCATGCTGCTTTTTCAACAGTAAAAGAATTAGCCGATCTTTCTCTTAAAGTAGAACTCAATAATCAATTTGCACGTCCTACCGCACTGGGAGGAGGAAACTTTTCTATTACAGACAAATATGGTACGTCTTTAGAACAGGAAGAACAGTACATATTTGAATTGCCTTGGAAAGAGATCTTTGCCAAAGAAATCAAATAATGAGTCTTAGATAAAAATGTTCGAGAGGATATCTGCTAAGTTTTAGTAACTATATTAAGTGTAAGGAATTTGTATAAATAACTAAAATTACTTTTCAGGTATCTTCTAAGCTTAGATAGATGCAATACTCATGAAATAGAGGACAAAAATATGCCTTACGAATTAGTTCAAACAAGCCCAGGAAGTATAAACGTAACCAAGAATTTAGAGAGCTTTTGGTTTTTTTACAACTTTAACGTAGACGAAGCTACTAAAAAGGTTGAGATTAAACGAGGTTTTTTTGCAGCCTATATTTGTCAAAAATCAGGAAAGCCTTTTATTGAAAGTTTGGAAGATTCGAGCGAGAAAAAAGAAGATTTATACAGAAAATTGGAAATCTCTAACGTCGGAAAACAAAAAGTTAGTATCAATCAGGCGCGATTAGTAGATAGTAGATTTTCTCAATTTAGTAATGAAGTTTCACAGCTACATCTTTTTGATTTGTCTGACGAAGACGAACATAAAAAAGAGTGGCTGGATACCAAAGGATGGTCTCCAAAGTTTAAAAATCCTACCAAAAATGATGATGGTAAGTATTTTCTCAAGCAAACATTTTCTCTCGGTCAAGTAACAGACCGCCATATATACTGGCTAGCTACACAAGCGAATGCAAACGGAACAGAAAGATTTGCTGTGGCAGTACCATTTATTGCTAACTCCCTTATGGGAACTATTCTCGCGCTACACCAGCAGGATTTGCCTAAAATCCAAATTTCAGTAGATGAAAAATCTTGGCCATATCCCAGCGAGCAAGAATTGCCAGGAGCAATTAACGGCTATGTGATGGTAGCTGAAGGAGCTTTTAAAGCTATTACCTTAAGCGGGGAAGTAGACAATCTGATCGAACAAGTTACATCAGATAAACCTTCCGAAGAAATTCTAACTTACCTTTCTCGAATAGTTCATAATTATCCGACACCTATTTCCAGAACTTTAAATACAGCACCGAATACTAAAAGCAATTCAGTTGTGCCATCTGAGCCAGAATTACCAATTGAAGTTCTTTATATGCAAGGACTTAATAGTACCAATCCAGTCGATCTGATTGTCAAATAATTAAACAGAGTTTTGGTAGAGTCATAAAAATTTCTCACAATGAATAAACCGATTGTCAAAGTTAAGGAAAAAGAATACTCTGTCTCTAATATTTCTGTCGTCTTAAAAGTTAATTCAGGCTCTCTAATTCATTTAAGATTGTCTGAAAAATTAGACGGGACAGAACATAAACTATCCAATGAAGAAGCTTTTAAGCAGGAATTTTTCCAAGATATCTGTCGAGAAGAAGAAGGCAGTTTTCAATGGGGAGGAACAACTCTTAAATTTATCTTAGTCGGCTCTAACAGTTCAGAAGGTAGTACATTTGAGTTAGTAGGTTTGGCTGTAAAAAAAGATTTAATTGAATGGTTCAATCAAAATAACTTTAAAGACAACAAACAAGATTATTTAATCTATCAAAAAACAAAAGGCAAGAATAGTTGGGATTTTTTAGAAAAGGCGATCGGCAATAAGTTCCAAAAACCAAATCAGGATTTTGTCGAAAGACTAAAGTTATTGTTTCCCGAAAATGGCTGTATCTGGCGATACAAAGACTCTAACAACTTTCATTTTTTAAATCGGGCGATCGCTTTTGCCAGCAGACATTTACCCGAAGTACAAGGTTGGTGTGCTTTTGATGCGGATAAACCGCTTCGCTTGATTCTATTTGAAGAAAAAAAGCAAGATCGGACAATTCCCAAACTCGATTCTACCTGGAATGCATTCGATCTTTTTCTGCCGAATCGTTACAGTTGGAATCGATGGTTAGATCGCTCTTGTACTTTATCTCGCGATCTCGATCTCAAACCAGGTCAAGAAATAGCCTTGATCGAACAACTGGTGAGTCATGGATCTAACGAAGACGAACAAAAGGGTCTGAGTTTTCAAGGGCAAAATCCAACGCGATTGCTATTCGTTCCTGGAACTATAAATATAGGCGATAAAAATATATTTTGTCATACGGTAAGTTATGACTTTAAGTTACCAGCATTTGATACAGAATCTCCATCAGTCACGATGAAAATAGAGCTTGATTATCCAGAGCGTCAGATAGGAGACAATGAAGTAGTATCTTTACGACTGCCAGGAAAATTTAAAGCTTGGGAACAAGAAACAGACGAAGAAACACAGGTAAAAATAGCACCTTCGGATGAGTTCAATAACTGGGGCATCATAGATGAAAAAGACCAAAGTATAAAATCTGGAGGTGATGCGGTTTTATTCACTCAAATATTATCTCCGACTTACTCTGACAAAAAATACAGCGGTATCTACATCAAACACGAACAAGACGATGAGATGATTGTCGATATTCATCCCTGTGGTGTTCCTTTAGCATTAGGTTCGGTGCAAAAATATCGTAAAGAATTGGAAGAAGCAGATATCACTCTTTGCGGAGAAAAATTAGCAATTTCTGTTTCACCGCACAATCAAAAATTAGCTGATTCTGAAGCAATTATTCTCGATAATTCAGAAATTAAGTTAAATCATGGTAAGAAAATCTTCGGACAAGCTCAACAGCAAGTTGATTTCTTATCGCAAAATATAGAGCTAGGTTCGTCACAGCTAAACATTAATTCTGCAAATACCCAAATCAAATCTTTGGTAAATATTTCTTTTCCTTCTCCCAAAGTTCCTACACCTAACATCCCTAGTACTTTAGGAGTTGCTGGAACATCCGATAGTGAAAGTAAAACCAATAAGAGTTCGTCGAGTAATGCAGGAAACAGCAGCTCGAAAAGCAGTCAACCTAACTCAGCACTCAGCCAAGGAAATAGCGAATCATCTTCCCAACAGGTTTTGATGAAAACTATTGATGGTAGTACTAAACCCTTGCAAATTACCCCAGATACCAAAATTAGCGAAATCAAAGAAATGTTGGGTTACGAATCTGCTGATGTTTATCTCGTTCACGGTGGTAAACGACTTGATGAGAATGCAACAGTAGCTGACTACCCGAATATACAAAAAGATAGCACTATTGAAACTCGCGGACGTTTACGAGGTGGGGACAAGAAACGGAAATGGGATGAAGGCACATACGGAGACAGAACATATGAAACTAAACGAATTAAAAAAGAGACAGGGTATGAAGTTAAGGGAAATACGCATGAATATGAGCACGTAATTCGCGACTCTGTGACGAGGGAAGGCTATGAGCCTTCTGGGGCTGGGCGTAAAAAAGATAAAGGAGATTTGGAAAAAACTGGTTACGCCTATGCAGAGACTAAGGCCGCACATCGAAAGCATCCTGGGACAGGGAACAATACAGGAAATAATTTGAGTGGAATGAGCAGTTCTGAATACTCTAAAACCCAATCAGAAGCGTTACGGGGGTCAGATGAACCTGATATTCATCGCGCGGTAGCGATAAACCAGTTGGGCTACGCACACACCCCTGAATTTGTAGAAAAAATTAACACAGAGGAAGGTAAAGTCGCGACAAATTCATACGCGAACATGGTTAATAATATGAAAGATGTGAAGTATGCTGGGGGAGAGGGCGAGATCGAGAGTGTGCAGGTACCCCCTGAGCAGAAAGCCCAAATGTTAGCAGATAGGAAAAGTGCGGAAACAGGGATTTATCATGAGGCGACAACCGCAGAAGACGGTTCACCAGAAATCAGACCGATACCCGAAGCCAATAACTCAAGAAACATAAAGGATGAACACAAATGGGCATGGATGCAAGTAAGAAAGAAGAAGAAAAAGATCGAGGAGATTCGGGAAAGTCAAAATTTAAAAAATCGTAAACAGAAACTATCAGCTGCAGAAAAAGATTTGAAGGAATTTGAGGATAGGTGGAGGAAACTCATGGAGCTGAGGGGGGACGATGTTTAATCTATCCCACAATATGATTTTTGTTGAAAATCTGAATATTTTTAATCACTAAAAACGAGAAATTAGGGTCTTGAGATAATTTTTACCAGGAAAATAAGCCTTCTTTGAATAATGGGATAAGTTCATTTAAGCATGAAGGGTTTCGTTCAGAAAGAATAGTTCAGAAAGAATAACAGTAGAAAATGCCCAAACAAGTAGTAATGGGAGCAACGCTAAAATGCTCCTTTGGAACAACACCAAGTTCACTAATAGTTATACCCAAAGGAACGCCAACCATAATAGAGGGAAAGCTAGCAGCGACGATTATGGATTTTAGACCCATAGTCAATATTCCTTCCTTTAGAATGTGTAACTCTAAGATAAATCCAATAGCACCTGCTTGCGTACCAGTTATTCCTGCCCCTTGGGCACCTGGTACCGCAACCTTCTCAATTAACACTCCTCTAGCACTTAATGATAGCTGTAAGTGTATGTGTGCCTGGGGTGGCGTTATCCAAATTACTAATCCTGGGCAGTCTATTGTATCAGTACCATAAACAAAACGGCGTTGCACCATCATCTCGCAACTATGCAACGCCAACAAAATTTGTGTTGAAAAAACTCGCTTGATACTGAGTTCATGACTTAAGTTTTTCGTTCGGTTTTAAGGTCTAGTCTATCTACCT
The sequence above is a segment of the Myxosarcina sp. GI1 genome. Coding sequences within it:
- a CDS encoding ubiquitin-like protein, whose translation is MNKPIVKVKEKEYSVSNISVVLKVNSGSLIHLRLSEKLDGTEHKLSNEEAFKQEFFQDICREEEGSFQWGGTTLKFILVGSNSSEGSTFELVGLAVKKDLIEWFNQNNFKDNKQDYLIYQKTKGKNSWDFLEKAIGNKFQKPNQDFVERLKLLFPENGCIWRYKDSNNFHFLNRAIAFASRHLPEVQGWCAFDADKPLRLILFEEKKQDRTIPKLDSTWNAFDLFLPNRYSWNRWLDRSCTLSRDLDLKPGQEIALIEQLVSHGSNEDEQKGLSFQGQNPTRLLFVPGTINIGDKNIFCHTVSYDFKLPAFDTESPSVTMKIELDYPERQIGDNEVVSLRLPGKFKAWEQETDEETQVKIAPSDEFNNWGIIDEKDQSIKSGGDAVLFTQILSPTYSDKKYSGIYIKHEQDDEMIVDIHPCGVPLALGSVQKYRKELEEADITLCGEKLAISVSPHNQKLADSEAIILDNSEIKLNHGKKIFGQAQQQVDFLSQNIELGSSQLNINSANTQIKSLVNISFPSPKVPTPNIPSTLGVAGTSDSESKTNKSSSSNAGNSSSKSSQPNSALSQGNSESSSQQVLMKTIDGSTKPLQITPDTKISEIKEMLGYESADVYLVHGGKRLDENATVADYPNIQKDSTIETRGRLRGGDKKRKWDEGTYGDRTYETKRIKKETGYEVKGNTHEYEHVIRDSVTREGYEPSGAGRKKDKGDLEKTGYAYAETKAAHRKHPGTGNNTGNNLSGMSSSEYSKTQSEALRGSDEPDIHRAVAINQLGYAHTPEFVEKINTEEGKVATNSYANMVNNMKDVKYAGGEGEIESVQVPPEQKAQMLADRKSAETGIYHEATTAEDGSPEIRPIPEANNSRNIKDEHKWAWMQVRKKKKKIEEIRESQNLKNRKQKLSAAEKDLKEFEDRWRKLMELRGDDV
- a CDS encoding DUF4280 domain-containing protein, which encodes MGATLKCSFGTTPSSLIVIPKGTPTIIEGKLAATIMDFRPIVNIPSFRMCNSKINPIAPACVPVIPAPWAPGTATFSINTPLALNDSCKCMCAWGGVIQITNPGQSIVSVP